The Anopheles coluzzii chromosome 2, AcolN3, whole genome shotgun sequence genome window below encodes:
- the LOC120961079 gene encoding tissue inhibitor of metalloproteinase, producing the protein MKTNRLLPLLLTIVGLAMVMLPTAETCSCLPQHPQTAFCDSQYVIVAQVLRKTASKNEAMDAYKIAIKKEYKMSDEARQLLNHGKLYTSTMDSTCGIKLKPSTLYAIAANSEQVGLCDFIRPYDELSLVEKRGLAGVYRKGCKCKINHCWDDKCHQRLGSCNWTPFAPKGICETSYGSCVPAGVTKKNGAPIKCHWRRSPRFGQCVAENSPKYP; encoded by the exons ATGAAGACGAACCGTCTGCTACCGCTGTTGTTGACGATTGTCGGGCTGGCGATGGTGATGCTTCCCACGGCCGAAACCTGCAGCTGCCTCCCGCAGCATCCCCAGACGGCTTTCTGCGACTCGCAGTACG taatcGTTGCACAAGTGCTGCGCAAAACGGCATCAAAGAACGAGGCCATGGATGCGTACAAGATTGCAATCAAGAAAGAGTACAAG ATGAGCGACGAGGCACGGCAGCTCCTCAACCACGGAAAGCTGTACACATCCACGATGGATTCGACGTGTGGCATCAAGCTGAAACCGTCCACGCTGTACGCGATTGCGGCCAACAGCGAACAGGTTGGCCTGTGCGACTTTATCCGACCGTACGACGAGCTGTCGCTGGTGGAGAAGCGCGGCCTGGCCGGCGTCTATCGCAAGGGCTGCAAGTGCAAGATCAATCACTGCTGGGACGACAAGTGCCACCAGCGGCTCGGTTCCTGCAACTGGACCCCGTTCGCGCCGAAGGGTATCTGCGAAACGAGCTACGGCTCGTGCGTACCGGCCGGTGTGACGAAGAAGAACGGAGCACCGATCAAGTGCCACTGGCGCCGATCGCCCCGCTTCGGGCAGTGTGTCGCCGAGAATAGTCCCAAGTACCCGTGA